From the Lolium rigidum isolate FL_2022 chromosome 2, APGP_CSIRO_Lrig_0.1, whole genome shotgun sequence genome, one window contains:
- the LOC124689101 gene encoding GDSL esterase/lipase At5g55050-like, whose product MANQSASYLLVALCLLVLVAKHAEARPPRLVPAVFVFGDSTVDVGNNNFLGGTRKEGKANFPQYGVDFPTSMPTGRFSNGFNTADQLAQLLGFPMSPPAYLSLSRPLKLHQLSKGVNFASGGSGLGKHTGRLIAGEVIPMSLQLEYFATVVEHISKSAGSRRTASFLSKSIFFISTGSNDMFEYSFSRSDDSMFLLGLVASYKHHLKSLYRLGARKFSIISIPPLGCTPSQRLRRLEQMGTQGCFDPLNDLSLRSYPMLAAMVEELAHELPGMAYSLGNAYKMVSFVFANPQTKDWHFTELVVACCGEGPFGASGCNQTVPLCPNRNDHLFWDGNHPTQAVSAIAAQTLFVGNGTFVNPMNVLQLVQL is encoded by the exons ATGGCCAACCAATCTGCTTCATACCTGCTCGTGGCTCTGTGTCTGCTCGTGCTCGTGGCGAAGCACGCCGAGGCGAGGCCGCCCCGGCTCGTGCCCGCGGTCTTCGTGTTCGGCGACTCCACCGTCGACGTCGGGAACAACAACTTTCTGGGCGGCACGCGAAAGGAGGGCAAAGCCAACTTCCCGCAGTACGGTGTGGACTTCCCGACCTCGATGCCCACCGGCCGGTTCAGCAATGGCTTCAACACCGCAGACCAGCTAG CTCAGCTACTTGGCTTCCCGATGAGCCCTCCGGCCTACCTCTCACTGTCGAGGCCGCTGAAATTACACCAGCTCAGTAAGGGAGTCAACTTTGCGTCAGGAGGTTCAGGACTTGGCAAACACACCGGCCGTTTAATC GCTGGTGAGGTGATCCCGATGAGCCTGCAGCTGGAGTACTTTGCGACGGTTGTCGAGCACATTTCCAAGAGTGCAGGTTCGAGGAGAACCGCCAGCTTCCTCTCCAAGTCCATCTTCTTCATCAGCACCGGCAGCAACGACATGTTCGAGTACTCCTTCTCCCGTAGCGACGACAGCATGTTCTTGCTCGGCCTCGTCGCCTCCTACAAGCATCATCTCAAG TCCCTGTACCGGCTGGGCGCGAGGAAGTTCAGCATCATCAGCATCCCGCCTCTGGGGTGCACTCCGTCGCAGAGGCTGCGGCGGCTCGAGCAGATGGGCACCCAGGGCTGCTTCGACCCCCTGAACGACCTCTCGCTCCGGTCATACCCGATGCTGGCCGCGATGGTGGAGGAGCTGGCGCACGAGCTGCCCGGCATGGCCTACTCCCTCGGAAACGCCTACAAAATGGTCTCCTTCGTCTTCGCCAACCCACAGACAAAAGACTGGC ATTTCACGGAGCTGGTGGTGGCGTGCTGTGGCGAGGGGCCGTTCGGAGCGTCCGGCTGCAACCAGACGGTCCCGTTGTGCCCCAACCGCAACGACCACCTGTTCTGGGACGGCAACCACCCGACGCAGGCGGTGTCCGCCATCGCCGCGCAGACGCTCTTCGTCGGCAACGGGACGTTCGTCAACCCCATGAACGTCCTGCAGCTGGTCCAGCTGTAA